One Panicum virgatum strain AP13 chromosome 9K, P.virgatum_v5, whole genome shotgun sequence genomic region harbors:
- the LOC120650988 gene encoding uncharacterized protein LOC120650988 isoform X2, which produces MVGLLRYMKDLYIGPPPGKEVLQDLEYAMRTKGGLTPEEDNKLRILNSVPNAAFVLFSGLGSFVGWFAGTKFLRPPPSSGFARFCAATGCAYIMGKPMYSETFNVSPVVVLEDEEGRMKMELANMCGLLTSAFFLFDIRWHPRRSYTDSAFVERMKEIEATNSDDEARTVSGGTTADNGPTGDLMEDPFACILGSPGDVESNNPPGNISTVLKRSELRAHRRSHRHHHRRHADDKFAAL; this is translated from the exons ATGGTGGGGCTGCTGCGGTACATGAAGGACCTCTATATTGGCCCCCCGCCCGGCAAG GAAGTGCTCCAAGATCTGGAGTACGCCATGCGGACCAAG GGCGGTTTGACCCCAGAGGAGGATAACAAGCTTCGGATTCTCAATTCCGTTCCAAATGCGGCCTTCGTTTTATTCTCAGGATTGGGCAGCTTTGTGGGGTGGTTTGCAG GAACCAAATTTCTTAGGCCTCCACCTAGTTCTGGATTTGCAAGGTTTTGTGCAGCTACAG GCTGCGCTTATATCATGGGAAAGCCCATGTATAGTGAAACCTTCAATGTGTCTCCTGTAGTGGTTTTAGAGGATGAAGAAGGACGCATGAAGATGGAGCTTGCTAACATGTGCGGTTTGTTAACCAGCGCATTCTTTCTCTTTGACATCAG GTGGCACCCGCGTCGTTCATATACGGACAGTGCCTTTGTAGAAAGAATGAAGGAAATTGAAGCTACCAACTCTGATGATGAGGCCAGAACAGTTTCTGGAGGGACAACTGCGGACAAT GGACCAACTGGGGACCTGATGGAGGATCCATTTGCTTGTATACTCGGTTCTCCAGGTGACGTGGAAAGCAACAATCCACCTGGAAACATCAGCACTGTCCTGAAGCGAAGTGAGCTGCGAGCCCACAGGAGAAGTCACCGGCATCATCATCGCCGGCATGCTGATGACAAGTTTGCTGCATTGTGA
- the LOC120650988 gene encoding uncharacterized protein LOC120650988 isoform X1, translating to MVGLLRYMKDLYIGPPPGKEVLQDLEYAMRTKGGLTPEEDNKLRILNSVPNAAFVLFSGLGSFVGWFAGTKFLRPPPSSGFARFCAATGCAYIMGKPMYSETFNVSPVVVLEDEEGRMKMELANIILTKHNDDHYLVEAVKKHFFAEHLFDDLHQDQPFFRWHPRRSYTDSAFVERMKEIEATNSDDEARTVSGGTTADNGPTGDLMEDPFACILGSPGDVESNNPPGNISTVLKRSELRAHRRSHRHHHRRHADDKFAAL from the exons ATGGTGGGGCTGCTGCGGTACATGAAGGACCTCTATATTGGCCCCCCGCCCGGCAAG GAAGTGCTCCAAGATCTGGAGTACGCCATGCGGACCAAG GGCGGTTTGACCCCAGAGGAGGATAACAAGCTTCGGATTCTCAATTCCGTTCCAAATGCGGCCTTCGTTTTATTCTCAGGATTGGGCAGCTTTGTGGGGTGGTTTGCAG GAACCAAATTTCTTAGGCCTCCACCTAGTTCTGGATTTGCAAGGTTTTGTGCAGCTACAG GCTGCGCTTATATCATGGGAAAGCCCATGTATAGTGAAACCTTCAATGTGTCTCCTGTAGTGGTTTTAGAGGATGAAGAAGGACGCATGAAGATGGAGCTTGCTAACAT AATACTTACTAAGCATAATGATGATCATTACCTGGTGGAAGCTGTGAAAAAGCACTTTTTTGCTGAGCATCTGTTCGATGACCTACATCAAGACCAACCATTTTTCAGGTGGCACCCGCGTCGTTCATATACGGACAGTGCCTTTGTAGAAAGAATGAAGGAAATTGAAGCTACCAACTCTGATGATGAGGCCAGAACAGTTTCTGGAGGGACAACTGCGGACAAT GGACCAACTGGGGACCTGATGGAGGATCCATTTGCTTGTATACTCGGTTCTCCAGGTGACGTGGAAAGCAACAATCCACCTGGAAACATCAGCACTGTCCTGAAGCGAAGTGAGCTGCGAGCCCACAGGAGAAGTCACCGGCATCATCATCGCCGGCATGCTGATGACAAGTTTGCTGCATTGTGA
- the LOC120650988 gene encoding uncharacterized protein LOC120650988 isoform X3 codes for MVGLLRYMKDLYIGPPPGKEVLQDLEYAMRTKGGLTPEEDNKLRILNSVPNAAFVLFSGLGSFVGWFAGTKFLRPPPSSGFARFCAATGCAYIMGKPMYSETFNVSPVVVLEDEEGRMKMELANMWHPRRSYTDSAFVERMKEIEATNSDDEARTVSGGTTADNGPTGDLMEDPFACILGSPGDVESNNPPGNISTVLKRSELRAHRRSHRHHHRRHADDKFAAL; via the exons ATGGTGGGGCTGCTGCGGTACATGAAGGACCTCTATATTGGCCCCCCGCCCGGCAAG GAAGTGCTCCAAGATCTGGAGTACGCCATGCGGACCAAG GGCGGTTTGACCCCAGAGGAGGATAACAAGCTTCGGATTCTCAATTCCGTTCCAAATGCGGCCTTCGTTTTATTCTCAGGATTGGGCAGCTTTGTGGGGTGGTTTGCAG GAACCAAATTTCTTAGGCCTCCACCTAGTTCTGGATTTGCAAGGTTTTGTGCAGCTACAG GCTGCGCTTATATCATGGGAAAGCCCATGTATAGTGAAACCTTCAATGTGTCTCCTGTAGTGGTTTTAGAGGATGAAGAAGGACGCATGAAGATGGAGCTTGCTAACAT GTGGCACCCGCGTCGTTCATATACGGACAGTGCCTTTGTAGAAAGAATGAAGGAAATTGAAGCTACCAACTCTGATGATGAGGCCAGAACAGTTTCTGGAGGGACAACTGCGGACAAT GGACCAACTGGGGACCTGATGGAGGATCCATTTGCTTGTATACTCGGTTCTCCAGGTGACGTGGAAAGCAACAATCCACCTGGAAACATCAGCACTGTCCTGAAGCGAAGTGAGCTGCGAGCCCACAGGAGAAGTCACCGGCATCATCATCGCCGGCATGCTGATGACAAGTTTGCTGCATTGTGA